GTATGAAGTACAGGCCCTGCCATCTGCACTGCTCATCACTGGAGCCAGGGCAGCAACTTGGTGGCCACCCCCGAGGCATGTGTGTGGCCTATGAACACTAAAGGGCAGTCCCTTTGTCACAGCCTCGTGCTGGTGACTCCCCATGGCCACATGCTGGATCTGGATGGGAATGTGTTGGAGGTGTCCCCAGTCAGCAGACTGTCAGCAGCCCTGAGCCCCCATCCAGGTCCTGTTATTGTGGAGCCTGAAGGAAGGCAGCCAGCCCCTCATTTCCCTAGGAGCCCTGGCCCAGAGAAGGTGTGCCAGCCACAGAGTCCCAGGTATACAGCCTTCCTGGCCAGGCCACTGAAACACTATAAATAAGACCAAGGACACAGCTGGCCTTGGCAGCAGCCCAACAGGAGgcatctgccactgagctgccTGTGCCTAGCCAAATCTAGCACACTCAGCAACAGGGAACCCTTGTCCCTACTTCACAGTGGCATAGTTAGGCCACTCCGGAGGGAGGTATAAGCTTTGGAGCCAGGCCTCAGGGATGGGGCAGTGCTGGTGCTGGCCAGGCCAGGCATGCAGGGTCAAGACTTTCTTTGAGCTTAGGTCCTGGGCCTGGGGTAGTGGGGAGGGCATCACAAGGGCCTTGTCCTTTTCCTGTGTCTCTGGGTTTCTACTCATCTGGGAATGAAACACTTGAGGACAGGGACAGCACATAGGAAAAAAGCTGTGAAACAGATGTTTCAGGACTTTTTATTTTCGAGAAGCCAACCAACTTGTTCCCAAGGGACCACAGCATCCAGGTGGCTTGGCCACTCTACAGCAACCccagcctagcaagtgggagCCGGTCATGGACTCACTCACAGCTCCCTCTGCCATCACTGTGACCTCTGGAAGCAGGCCACACCTGGCCCGAGGCTCCTCAGCTGGCCTCCCAGCCCAACACTGTCTCTCCTACTTTGAATTTGGTCCCATTCTTTGGCTCTTAcaagcctcaaaaaaattttttttggtggtactggggtttgaattcggggctttgtgcttcctaggcaagtgctctaccacttgagccacatttccaacTCTTGAGCTCCTACAATTCCCAGTGTTGCCACTTCCTAGAGCACCATCCTCTGCGTGACAAACTCCTATTCATTCCTCAAATCCTGGCCCCTGGGACCTCCTTCCAAGTGCTCTCTGAGCTCTCCCTCTGGCCTGACACTAATCTTGGGGGACTGGGAGTGTCTGGGTGCACCTGATTCAGGGTGGGGACCCAGAGGCTGCAGGGAGTGTAGGGTGGGAGCTGGAAGGAGACCTGGAAAGGAACAGCTGTGGGAGAGGCGTCCTGGGCAAAGGTGGGGGTGGAGGTAGTCAGACCAGATAAAGGCTGGGAACCAGATAAGTGgacaggaggtggaggtggccCCAGGGTTCCCCTACTCTGGGTAGAGACAGGACAGAGGTACCTATGCCCAACCAGGGTCACCCTCAGAAAGCCAGAGCCAGGCACAAGGTTCTGATCTTACTAGTTACATGGCCAGTTTCGTGGTCCAGAGTGGGTTAAAAGGTGGAGGACCAGCATGTGTGCAGACATCCCCTGCCCTCTACATACCAGTGGCTCTTGAGTGCGCTCTGATTGATTCTCTGGTTTCAGTGCCTGGCCAGCCTGTAGAAACTGACTGAGAGTGGCAGTTCCTTCCCCAGGTTACACAGCACAACGGGTGGTGACTGGCTGGGCTCCAGTCCTGCCGGCGCTGGCTTAATCGCTCCAGAAATGCCCTCTGAGGTCACCGTTTAGGGATGCAGGAGGCCAGGCTGTTAGGCGGCTGGCTGGGGCACCCCACTGCCTGGCAGATGACTCTGGCCTGTTTTCCTGGACTACAGCAGCTGACTCAGGTCCCTCCTTCTCGTCCACCCTACGGGAGCTCCTAGGTGTAAAGCACTGGGCCCAGCTGGCAGGAAAGGGGGCGCGGCAAGGGACTCAACTAGAAGATCTGAGACCTAATCTGGGGTGCGCCCGAGTCCAGGGCGAAGCCGGTGGATCCTGGCCCAGTGACACCCAAGGGGAGCTCTCCCCCTTACGGAGCGGAGCAGGAGGCTGGGAGTCCGGAGATGACAGGGCCCAGGCCAGCAGGCAGAGGCGGGGGCCAGCTGCGTCACCGCCCGCCTGGCCCCCGCCCCCTACCCGCCCAAACTCCACCCCGAGGGAAGGCGGCGCGGATAAAGGCTCTGGGGACGCCCGCTGGGCCTCAGACCGGCTCGGCCGTCGTGCTCTCGCCTCTGCACGCAGGTAGCTCGAAATTGTGGAGACCCAGGAACGGCCGCGCCCCGGTGAGTGAGGGGCAGGTTCTAGCGAGCCTAGAGGGGTAGCCACTGTAGACTGCCCAAGGTGCTCCAGTTTTTTGTTCTTTGGGCAGGCAAGGCTCGAGTTGTTTCGAGCCAGAGAGAACACCCGTCTCCTCCCCGACCAAACCCCCTACCCAAGACTACGGTGGGAGGGGCGCTGCGCAGTAGGCACCGCCCTGGCGGAACGcagcccccgccccgcccctcggGACACTCCCCTTTCCCTGCCTGTGACCTTGAACTAGTTGTGGATAAGCCATCAGTTTCCCCGGCTCTTCTAAGTTATCCTCGACACGTAGACTCTTTAGTAACCCAGCGAGTTTCCCCCAGGTCCTCAATCCGTCTCTCCCTTGCTCTGCCGCGCGGCTCCCCTTCCCCGTGGCTCCGGGAAACGTTCCCAGGCGGGACCGATAGAGGGCACGACGGCGCTGCTGACTCACCGCTGCCCCCGAGCGGCGCGCGGGCACACCCGGGGACGCCGCGTCACATCACGGATCGCGATGGCCGTCTCGGGAAACGGGCCCGGCCTGGGGGGATGGGAAGTTACGAAGGGCGGGTTGCTGGGACGCGAGGTGGCACCGGTTCGGGAAGGGCACACCCGACTGCTGCCACGTCACCAGGTTGCAGGACGCCGCCCCGGCCGGGGGCCCCGCCCAGGCTCCACGCCTTCCACCCACGGGGGAGAGGGCGGCGGACTAGCTGGTCCCCGCGAGCCACAAGGCCCGGGACCTAAGCCATGGGGCGCCGAGATCATGCTCCAGCTTCCGCTGGTGGCTGCTTCCCGGACGGACGCCGTGGGGAGGCCCCATGATTCCTGCTCCTCCCGGAGCCGGGAACAATGACCCACGTCCAGGCCTGCTCCACTTGGGGGACAGTAGAGAAAGAAGACCAGTAATGGGACCAGGGTCCCGCACCCCTCTGGGACCGCCCGCCCTTTGTTGAGGCTTCCCGGCCTTATGAATGGCTCCTAGCGCGGGTGGGGGCCTACTCGGAGCGGCGCCAGCCTCGCCCCCACAGTGTTTCTATTGGGTATCCAGGAGGTGGGGGCGGAGCTAGGGGCGGGGCGCACTGCCACGTGGGGCAGAGCCACGGCGATTCCCATTGGTCTGGGAGCGCGGCCATTTGGGCGCTCGGCGCGCGCCGATTGGTCAGCACGGAGCCGGCGGAGTAAGTAGTGAATGGGAGGGGGCGGCGTCCCCGCCCCTTCGAACGTTGCTAcattataacttttttttcttgttactttCACCCCCAGATCCTGAGAGCAGCGGCTGCGGCGGCTGTTGCTAAGGGAGGGGACGCGGCGGGTAGCGCGACCTGAGCGGCATAAGCACCGAGCGCAGCGGGCCACGGTGCCCCCTTCTCTGGGATCCGGGCCGCTCCGGGTTGCCGCCGGCCACCCTTCGCATTTAAAGAAGACGTGAGCGCGGACCCCACCCCGGGGTGCAACCCAAGGAACCGACGCGACCCCAGGGCGCCgattggatttttttatttccgACTCACTTTCCATCGCTGGGACCTTAACTAGGGGCACAAGCACTGCCCCCATCCCCAAGCGCCCGGAAGGACGACCTTGGTTTGGGGGAGTCCCGGCCCAAGAGGCGCAGCGAGGATTGGTGGCGCCTCACAGACCCTAGTGCCCCAGCGCGCGCCGGGGATGGAGCCGCAGCCCGGCGGCGCCCGGAGCTGCCGGCGTGGGGCCCCCGGCGGCGCCTGCGAGCTAGGCCCGGCAGCCGAGGCAGCGCCCATGAGCCTGGCCATCCACAGCACGACCGGGACCCGCTACGACCTGTCGGTGCCGCCCGACGAGACGGTGGAGGGTCTGCGAAAGCGGCTGTCCCAGCGCCTCAAAGTGCCCAAGGAGCGCCTGGCGCTTCTCCACAAAGACACGTAGGTATCGCGCGCCGCCCCCGCCCGCGCGCCCCCAGCGCCGGGCCACCCCTTCAGGCACCGGCCCCCGGGCGGGAACAAAGAGCGCGCCGCGCGGGGAAGCAGGGGGCGGCCAGACAGGAGGGCGGGGGCGCGCCGCGCGCTCTCGGGCGCCCTCTGCTCGGCCTTGCCagcctctgccccctcccccgcccAGGGTCTCCGCacaaaggtgggggtggggggcgcaTTGCCTAGGTTTTACTGTCCCTCTCCGGATTAGGCAAGCGCCCCGGGGGTTCTGGAATACAGTCGCCCCCTCTTATGCCCTAATCTTCGCCGGCTTCCTCATCTGCTTGTCTGCCCCTCGAGCTAGCTGTCTCCCCACCACTGGAGTCTCTCTGCCCCCCTTTGTTCTCGCCACCAAGCGCTTCCCCACAGCTTCCCCCTCCCCACAGCTTCCCCCTCCCCTTTGGTATTTAAATCGCCTCCAGGCCAGGGAGTCCTCCCCCTGCGGGCCTCCGGGGACATGCAGTGTCCATCCCCAGCGGAGGGGCCCTggcgggggaggggaaggagggaggaggaggagggtctTCTTTGTCTGAGCGGCAGAGGCCTGCgccaaagagggagggaggagggggagcctGGCCCGGCGCAGCCCCCGAAGGCCTCTCCAAGGGCCGAAGCTCCAAAGCGCCCACAAAGACGAGCCCAGGCAGGAGTTGGGGAATTGTAGGCAGAAGCTGGCTGGGAGCAGGATGGGGGGGCGTGGGGGAGGGTGGTAAAGGGAACATAGGGGCCCAGGTGATGTGAAAGTGCCTTGTTAAGCTGCTGAAGACTGTACCGAGTAAGGTGTTGGGGTTCCTGGGGAAGAGGTCTGAGCCTTTAGGATGGGGGCTTTCAAACCCAAGCAGCCTCTCCACACACCCTCGAGGCCCAGAATCTGAAAGCTGtgaaagggtgggggtgggaagcAATCTCTGCCCTCCCCCCCTGCACGCACAGCCCTCCCCTGCGGCCTCCGCTTCCGCGTCCCTGTGTTGTCTCTGTCGTCTCACCCTCTTCCTTCCTACCCCCAGCCGGCTCAGTTCGGGGAAGCTGCAGGAGTTCGGCGTGGGGGATGGTAGCAAGCTGACGCTGGTGCCCACGGTGGAAGCGGGCCTCATGGTAAATGACTGCGGGCGCGTGCCCTGGAGGCCCCACACGGGCAGGCAGCCCCCTCCCAGGGTGCCCAGCCACCGTCACTCCCCAAGTGCAGCCAACCTCTACAAGGGCAGCCCACCCCAGCACTCAGGGCCCTCCCCACCCTATGCTCAAGCCCAGGGTGCCAAACCCACACTCAGgagccctcctccctccctctctttgtaGTCCCAGGCCTCAAGGCCGGAGCAGTCTGTCATGCAAGCCCTTGAGAGTTTGACGGAGACCCAGGTAAGACCAGCACCAGCCCCTTCCTAACCAGGGGGTGGTAGGCACAGTGTCCACCCACTGCCACCCCTGATAGCCCCCAGTGACTGACCACTCTGGAGAGCCTTGGGTTGTCTGTGTTTCCCAGTGGCttgtgggggaggggacacaCACTAGGTCTTGGTGCCAGCTTGGCCTGGTCACCctgcttcctctttctcctttttttctaacCCCCCAGCACTCACCACCTGACCTTGAGGGCTTTCTCTCCCCACGGTGGCTGCCATGGGGGGAAGGGGCCCCAGGTTTTTTCACAAGCTTACCTGCCTGGTGACCTTGACCCACTCAACACTCAAGCCGGAACCTGTGTCCCCAGCCCAGCACACCCCCTGCCATGTAGagttcctctccttctctcccctccagTCAGTGTAGCTTCTCTAAAGCCACAAATTTGTTTGTGTTGTTGTGGGATAAGAGAAGCCAAGCCGGGGTGACACTCTCTGCCTTGGGTTGCCCCATTGCAAGGGTAGAGGAAGTCACTTTTTCACTACCCCCCTTCCTGTGGCCTTTGTTCTATGCCCCAACAGGGGAAGGGGCGGAGGCACCCAGCCTGAGGGCCAGGGAGGCCTAGACAGGATAagaggaaaatatttattaagcggCCAGGAGGGAGGCTGGGCTGGCCCTAACCCTGGTTCCCAGTGTTTgttgagggcttttttttttttcttcccttttcccctcctttcctcattttcttgGCCACAGCAGGGGCCCTCCTCAGACTCTGGGCCCTGGCCACCTCCCAGGAGAGTGACACAGGCCTCAGCAATCTGCCTGCTGCCAGGATGGGGGAGGGTGGGGAAAGCAGGCTATTGCCGGCAGGGTGAGGGGGTGGGCAGGTTCCCCAGGGCCTCCCCCCGGCCTGGCCATAGGAAACCTGCCCAGCCACCTTGGTGGCAGATTCTTCCCTCCCCAAGGCCTTCACCCCCTTCCCTTCCTGACATGTAGTATCCTGCCCAGTAGTGCGGAGGAGGGGGGTGGGCAGAGCCCAAATCTGGAGCTGGGTGGTCTGCCATCCATAGGGGTGGTCACAGGATGAAGAGAGAGCCAGGGGTCCTGGGAGCTGGTGTGGGGGCTGCCGGTAATTTCCTAGGGCAAGTGTGAACAGTTCTCTGCTGGCTCTTTGGGGCTGCAGTTGACAGGGGGTACTGGGGACCCCAGGCATGTTTGGTTCACATTCTCCCCAGTGTCTCTGTCAGGAGGGAGATAGGGGGGCACTGGGCGGGGAGGCTGGGCTCCCTAAGGTTGCTTCTCTGCCTGGCAACAGAGTCATGCCAGCCCATTTGCCCTCCCCAGGAGGGAAGTTGCAGGGTGGGTAGATGGTAGGGGAAGGGGGACATACAgaccccagctgctcaggaagctaCCCTTAGTCCTTTCTGTAAGGGGTATCACACTGGAGCAAGGGGACCTCTGGTTGGGGTCCTTATCCTACTAGCCTTCTTTGCCCCCTTCCCATGGGCCCTAAGCAGAGAAGGTTACACCAGCTGCTGCCAGTGGAGAGCAGAACTGGGAGGGAGTTCTGGGAGGCAGTCAGCTCTGAGTCATCCGGTCTATGTCACTTCTCAGAaacctccacccccccccccccatccaGGCCCCTAGGGAGAACAAGGCACTGGCCAGGCCCCAGAGGGGAGTGCTCTGTGCAGACCCAGTCAGATACACCCATGAATCCGCCCACCACAAAGCAGGGGTAGTTACAGAGGGTTCAAGTTCACTGGGGCATGTTGAGGCCTCTGGGGACATGCCTCCCTCAGGGACATAGTCAGGGCCCCCTTCCCACAGCAGTGTGGCCACCCCTGGCCTCCGCCCCGCCCAGGACAGATAAATATTTATCTTAAGAAAGCAAAGGTTAGCATGGAAGAATTTGTCCAGGAATTCCACCCACTCATTGGCTTGGTAACTTAACTGGGAGGGGGCCCTGAGATGGCCCCCTCCCATATCACAGGTGGAAAGAACTTGGAGACCCAGGAAGATGGGGAAAAGTGAGAGGTGAGGGCTGTTTGAAAGCAATGACCACCAGCTAGGCCCTGCCccctctggcctcagtttccccttgaACCAAGTTGGCCAGGGTGGGCCAGGCCCCCATCTGACCGCCTCTGTCCCCCACAGCCCCCAGCGGCGCCCGGACCGGGCCGGGCTGGCGGAGGAGGCTTCCGGAAATAcagattcattttatttaagcGTCTGTGGCACCGACAGGGACCCCAGAGCCCAGAGAGGGGCGGCGAGAGGCCCCAGGTCACACAATGCTGgggagctgggctgggctgggctaggGGCATCAAAAATGGGGCCCCCTTTGGCTGAAGGGCCTCTCTCTGCAggtcagtgacttcttgtctggCCGATCACCGTTGACCCTGGCTCTTCGAGTGGGGGATCACATGATGTTCGTCCAGCTGCAACTAGCTGCCCAGCATGCTCCACTACAGCACCGACATGTGCTGGCTGCTGCAGCCGCTGCAGCCCGTGGGGACCCCAGCATAACCACCCCTGTGTCCTCTCCCTGTCGGCCAGTGTCCAGCACTGCCCGAGTTCCCCCAGTGCCCACCAGCCCTTCTTCCACATCCCCCTCACCTGTCACAGCTGGATCCTTCCGATCCCACGCAGCCTCTGCCACCTGTCCAGAGGTGAGAATCTCGGGATCATCTCTGAAATTTGAAAGGGTGGACTTTGAGAGAGTAGAGTCTCTGAGTCTCCAGTGTACCCCTTGTATTGAGAACTGCCCCCTACCCTGAATGCCAcacttgtttgatttttttttttaactccacaCTTACATGCTCATTCATTTTCCCACCCCTGTCAGCAGATGGATTGCTCCCCACCGGCCAGCAGTGGTGTGAGCCCTGGAGCCAGCACCACATCCACCCCCCGCTCCCGCAAACCCGGCGCTGTCATTGAGAGCTTTGTGAACCACGCTCCAGGGGTCTTCTCAGGGACCTTCTCTGGTAGGTATCACAGCACATGTGATCTCATGTGACCTGTGTCCTTGAGATCTCATAACCACCTGGAGGGTTACATGCACAGAGCACGCACATGGCCATATAACCAAGTGCTTATTTCACTTCTCTCCCAATAATCTGCATTTTGCATATGAGTGACCACACATGCAAGGACACGTGTCCCTCTTGCCCTGGCAATCCCACCTGCGTGCAGGTGACTGTATACTTGTGATGCCAAATGCTTACCACACTCAGATACACTCCCTCTGTGAGCTCACGTGTGTTCATTCACTGCCATACACTCACTCATGTGTGACAATGTATTTGCTGCTAGCTTATAGCACCCTCCATCTGCAGGCACACTGCACCCCAACTGCCAGGACAGCAGCGGGCGGCCCCGGCGTGATATCGGCACGATTCTACAGATCCTTAACGACCTCTTAAGCGCCACGAGGCACTACCAGGGCATGCCCCCCTCACTGACCCAGCTCCGTTGCCACGCCCAGTGCTCGCCTGCCTCACCAGCCCCAGACCTCACCCCGAAAACTACCTCCTGTGAGAAGTTGGCAGCGGTGCCCCCTGCCTCCCTGCTGCAGGGCCAGAGCCAGATCCGCATGTGCAAGCCCCCTGGTGAGTGGCTACCCTGAGGGTCCCAAGTCCCCACCCATCCTCTTGGTTTTTCAAGGCCCCTCTGTGTGCCAGTGGGTGCAGAAGCAGCTGACCTGCCTTGGGGTCCAGAGGAGCTTGCAGCTGCCGCTCCTGATCTGCCCCAGCCTGGAGAAAAGGAGGCGTGTGTGTCAGGGTACAAAGTGTTCTTGTGTGCTCCTGAGGGGACTCCAACCCcacttcctcctctccccccacccccaggctccATCTCCAGATGGCATTTGGCTTCTCTATAAATGGCCAAGTCAgttctggctggctaggcggagTTGCAGGACCCCCAGGGTTGTGAGGTCTTGAGAAGGCGAGGGCTGCTCCCACTGCTCCCCATTCCCAAACAGCCAGACTACCGACTCAGAGCCCTGTGAGACCATTGTGACCATTCTGCTCAGCCAGTGCCCACGTGTGGATTGCTCACATCCACAGCCCCCCGTGTTTATAAAAGTGGGAAATCAACGCACAAGCCTCCGTTTGAACAGACAGAAGTGTTCAAACTCCACTTTATTTAGTCAGTCATCATTGCCAAGTGCCTTTCACGCCCAAGTCTTATGAAAAACCGCAAAGGAGGCTAAAGACCAATCCTGCCTGCCCTCCCCAGCACACAACCCAGCAAATAAAACCTAGAGGGTGATGGATGCCCTTGACCCTTGCTGGGTCCTGGGCTGGAGAACAGCATCTGCCTTTGAGGCACTTACTGGAAGTGTTTGGGAGACAAAGTCCTCTCCCAAAGGGCTTCAGGAATGACAGGTCACGCCATTTTCTCAGGAGACCGGCTGAGGCAGACAGAGAACCGCGCCACGCGCTGCAAGGTAGAACGTCTTCAGCTCCTGCTGCAGCAGAAGCGCCTGCGCAGAAAGGCCCGGCGGGACGCACGCGGTCCTTACCACTGGCCGCCCAGTCGCAAGGCTGGCCGCAGCGACAGCAGCAGCAGCGGGGGAGGAAGCAGCCCCAGCGAGGCTGCTGGCTTGGGCCTTGACTTCGAGGACTCCGTTTGGAAGCCAGAAGTCAACCCTGACATCCAGTCCGAATTCGTGGTGGCTTAGAATCTGGCACTATGGCTCCTCGAACCCCAGCTCTAGGCACCGACCGAGAGGCCAAATGCAAGTGTGTGGGGCCCAGCTCTGGAGGGCAGGCGGTcacttccctcccccacccaccagcctttttctttttaaaactctcaCCCTGGTTGTACCTTCTGCGTTCTCCTCACGTGcccacctcttcctccttcaccatctctggcgGCCTCTGTGCTGGGTCCTTCCTCCCACCTTCCCCAGCTCCAAATATGTAGCAGTCTTTCCAGATGGCTGAGAGCGGAGGAGACCAGGAAGCCGCCCCCACCCCTTCCATTCTGCCTCCCCCCCACCCGATTCAGGTTTTAACTCAAAAATGTAGATGCCTCATTAtgcactttacagatgaggggagggggcggagagaaGAGTCCCCTTCTGCAGACCTTGGCCTCCACCCCGGGCCAGCAGGACCCAGTGGGCCACGGCACACAGAGACCCACATGTCACTGGGGAGGAATAGCCCACAAAGGGACTGTTTTCCACATTTGTCTACTTTTCTCTTGGTCTCTTTTTCCATGTGAAGCTGTTGCAGCAGTCTGGCCTTGCTGTCTTTGGTCGTGTGGAGATACGGGACCCTTTCTTGTCTGAAAGGAAACTGGGAATAGTCCTGGCCCACCCATTCTGGTCATCTGGCCAGGACTGTACTGTTTCCTCCACCGccttcctgccccctcc
The sequence above is drawn from the Castor canadensis chromosome 14, mCasCan1.hap1v2, whole genome shotgun sequence genome and encodes:
- the Midn gene encoding midnolin isoform X2, producing the protein MEPQPGGARSCRRGAPGGACELGPAAEAAPMSLAIHSTTGTRYDLSVPPDETVEGLRKRLSQRLKVPKERLALLHKDTRLSSGKLQEFGVGDGSKLTLVPTVEAGLMSQASRPEQSVMQALESLTETQPPAAPGPGRAGGGGFRKYRFILFKRLWHRQGPQSPERGGERPQVSDFLSGRSPLTLALRVGDHMMFVQLQLAAQHAPLQHRHVLAAAAAAARGDPSITTPVSSPCRPVSSTARVPPVPTSPSSTSPSPVTAGSFRSHAASATCPEMDCSPPASSGVSPGASTTSTPRSRKPGAVIESFVNHAPGVFSGTFSGTLHPNCQDSSGRPRRDIGTILQILNDLLSATRHYQGMPPSLTQLRCHAQCSPASPAPDLTPKTTSCEKLAAVPPASLLQGQSQIRMCKPPGDRLRQTENRATRCKVERLQLLLQQKRLRRKARRDARGPYHWPPSRKAGRSDSSSSGGGSSPSEAAGLGLDFEDSVWKPEVNPDIQSEFVVA
- the Midn gene encoding midnolin isoform X3 is translated as MEPQPGGARSCRRGAPGGACELGPAAEAAPMSLAIHSTTGTRYDLSVPPDETVEGLRKRLSQRLKVPKERLALLHKDTRLSSGKLQEFGVGDGSKLTLVPTVEAGLMSQASRPEQSVMQALESLTETQVSDFLSGRSPLTLALRVGDHMMFVQLQLAAQHAPLQHRHVLAAAAAAARGDPSITTPVSSPCRPVSSTARVPPVPTSPSSTSPSPVTAGSFRSHAASATCPEQMDCSPPASSGVSPGASTTSTPRSRKPGAVIESFVNHAPGVFSGTFSGTLHPNCQDSSGRPRRDIGTILQILNDLLSATRHYQGMPPSLTQLRCHAQCSPASPAPDLTPKTTSCEKLAAVPPASLLQGQSQIRMCKPPGDRLRQTENRATRCKVERLQLLLQQKRLRRKARRDARGPYHWPPSRKAGRSDSSSSGGGSSPSEAAGLGLDFEDSVWKPEVNPDIQSEFVVA
- the Midn gene encoding midnolin isoform X4 — its product is MEPQPGGARSCRRGAPGGACELGPAAEAAPMSLAIHSTTGTRYDLSVPPDETVEGLRKRLSQRLKVPKERLALLHKDTRLSSGKLQEFGVGDGSKLTLVPTVEAGLMSQASRPEQSVMQALESLTETQVSDFLSGRSPLTLALRVGDHMMFVQLQLAAQHAPLQHRHVLAAAAAAARGDPSITTPVSSPCRPVSSTARVPPVPTSPSSTSPSPVTAGSFRSHAASATCPEMDCSPPASSGVSPGASTTSTPRSRKPGAVIESFVNHAPGVFSGTFSGTLHPNCQDSSGRPRRDIGTILQILNDLLSATRHYQGMPPSLTQLRCHAQCSPASPAPDLTPKTTSCEKLAAVPPASLLQGQSQIRMCKPPGDRLRQTENRATRCKVERLQLLLQQKRLRRKARRDARGPYHWPPSRKAGRSDSSSSGGGSSPSEAAGLGLDFEDSVWKPEVNPDIQSEFVVA
- the Midn gene encoding midnolin isoform X1, whose translation is MEPQPGGARSCRRGAPGGACELGPAAEAAPMSLAIHSTTGTRYDLSVPPDETVEGLRKRLSQRLKVPKERLALLHKDTRLSSGKLQEFGVGDGSKLTLVPTVEAGLMSQASRPEQSVMQALESLTETQPPAAPGPGRAGGGGFRKYRFILFKRLWHRQGPQSPERGGERPQVSDFLSGRSPLTLALRVGDHMMFVQLQLAAQHAPLQHRHVLAAAAAAARGDPSITTPVSSPCRPVSSTARVPPVPTSPSSTSPSPVTAGSFRSHAASATCPEQMDCSPPASSGVSPGASTTSTPRSRKPGAVIESFVNHAPGVFSGTFSGTLHPNCQDSSGRPRRDIGTILQILNDLLSATRHYQGMPPSLTQLRCHAQCSPASPAPDLTPKTTSCEKLAAVPPASLLQGQSQIRMCKPPGDRLRQTENRATRCKVERLQLLLQQKRLRRKARRDARGPYHWPPSRKAGRSDSSSSGGGSSPSEAAGLGLDFEDSVWKPEVNPDIQSEFVVA